The stretch of DNA CAGAAGCAGGTCAGGACTCAATAAGGCAGGATGCAGGTATGCACTGGAATGAAAGCTGGAACATTTTGTGGTTGGAACATGAGCAATCAGTCACAAACTACAGATGTTGTTTGCTCAAAAGAAACTAAATAGTGTGACGCAAACAAAACCAATAAAAGCGAATATATCTATTTCTCGGGAGGACTTAGTCATGGTGTTTGCTCTGTCGCTGTGACCTCCCTCATGCATGTTGTATAATAAAGATGTGTGAAAACCTGACTTCCGAGTCTCCGGCTGGTAATTCGTGAAATACACAACAATTGCCATTCTGCTTAATGGGTTTATACTCAAATCAGTTTGTGTCTATAATTTAATGTGTTTACAAACTTTTTTCATGAGTTCCATACTCATAAATAGAAGGGAATCTGTGTTTGGGATTAAAACATGTTTTCATTTTTATCTCAGTATTAGATGAGCATTAAACCATCCCAGATAATATTGAATAACATACAAAATAACATTATCAAAACAGAATCACAATATTATACCTTAAAAACCCAAATTCAGCAGAAATAGTTCAAAGTAACTCTGCCATAATAGAAACCCAACACCATGCTGTAGAGATTTTCAAATGTTCCTCATGGAGCAAATGGGCATTGTAGTGCTCTCTTGGAGCATTTACAACAGAACTCAATTCAGTTCACAACTGGTGAGATTTCTGTTGAGCAAAATGAAGTTGTAATGTTGGAATTTCCAGGTTCTGTCCCAAAGTGTGCCCCCATTTTGGACAATCTATACATTTATTGTCCTCACTAGTTTCAGAAATTTCAGGCGCTAAGTGACTCTGAACTATTTCTAGATTGAATTAAATTTCTGTATGTAGTTGGACAATACATCTGAAAAAGATATTCTATTAATGAACCACTTCCAGAAACAACTTTTCTCTTCTTTTTGGAATTCATATAGTTCCAGATATGGACTCCATATGTACCTGAGAAGAAGCTCTCGATGTCCTCCCTTTTCCATGGAACATAGTACTTTTCCCAGCTTTGATATGGGATTGGATAGAACCGCCTCGAGATCCATAAAGAGATTCCATTGCATTCCTTTCCAGTGACTTTCTCCAGATCATTGGACTTGCACCATCGCTTCAACACACGGGTTATCAGTTTAGGGCCTTGTTGACCCCAGGCGTGTCCAATATAATGGGCCACAAAATCTTCCATGCAGTCTAACATAAAAGGATGGTGGTTTACATGAAATCCTATTGCTGCATTATTGAAAGATTTTCCGCCTTCTGAACAGGTAAAATTGGCAAATGGCAAAGTCTTCATTGATATAATATCAGTATCCAGGTAGATGCCACCGTATTTCCATAGCAGAGCTAACCTGCAGCCATCAGCAAGTACATGATTCCAATATCTTTCCAAATTTGGATTTACCTATGGATTAATGTACAGAGTCAAGTGCAATCCATAATGTTCAGTTTCAGCATATTTAAACCTATTTCATCTCCAGTCTTTGTGGCTCCTCCTTAAACTAAAACTATTTGCAGCTACAAAACCCATTTTGCTGGGGATTCAGGTATCACCCAAAGCTACTCTCTAACCAAGATTGTAAAGAGTGTGCGATTGCTTTGATCCCCAATAGTCTCTCCCTGCAGAATTATGGGCATAAACCAGCACCTTTCCACGACATGGCACAATATATAGTACAAAAAGTGTTTGTGAGGAAGGCTAGAAATAAAGAACTTGGCTACTGAGAGGATGCTGGAAATGGGGAAAAAGAAGGACACGTGCTGGCTGAAGTCATTCTGCTTCTCCTGATATTGACAATGAACCATCTTATGAAACCCTAGCACCATATCTTTAAAGGAAATTGACCATCAGTTCCGCTCCTCGGGAAACAATTCTAAACTTTCTTCCTCATTTCTCGTCCAGATGTTTTCACCAGGGCTACTCggaccagacttcattacagccttgatccaaacatgaactAAAGAGCTAAAGAACAATGATTAAAGCATGTTGTACTTTACAAGGCACTGCATGAAAGAAGCATGGCGGGTGATGGAGAGTCAGTGTTACCTATTTCTCTGCACTTGTCAAGATGCCAACAACTGTTTAGTGAGGCCTGGCAACTGCATCTGGAAATGATATGGGGTCCAATCTTCTCAGGATCCATGTTAGCAGAGAGGTAAAGGCCATTCTCTATGTCTGTTGTAAGGATGCCTGCAGAATTGCTGCAGAGCACTTGCAAATCTGCAGGGACATAAACAGTCAGCTGTTGCCTGAAACTTGGCTGCATGTCCGTGCAGTCATGTGCTGTAAGATGCTGTGTAGTGGCATTGGGCAAACTTCCTTAACAGCAACAGTTGAAAAATAATCAGCCAGAACGCTTCTGACCACTTCCTGCAGGGCCGACATTGTCGTCCAGATCAGCAGGGAGCTCGTGTGCATGTGCTGTGCCTGcactggaagcatgcagagtgtGAGGATCGTGGTGTCAAACAGAGTCTAAAGCTGATTTGGCACACAATCTGCCATTTTAGGCTGCACAGGACTGTTTGACATCCTCTCCTAGGCACTCCAAGCTGAACAAGTGTTCAGCTGCGCAAAGAATTTCACCTATTGCTATTTAAAGGGCAGTTAATCATGCCcaccatgggctgcattttaccgaaGACGGATGGGGcttcgccaccgacgtaaatgttggtggcaaacctgcttccgcctagcccggggatctgactCGCATTTTACAGGCCCCCGGGCATTaagtgtcccgaggcaggacttccacccacttgagggaggaggtcccacctcagtgagctaccagctaatcagtgggccggcagctccaagtcccagcagtgccaccaggaacggtggccactgctgggtctgcagcccagccaatgacatggagccaggacttcaggtaagttgtGCTTGCCTCACCAGGGATGGGGTGATCGGTCGTGGCGGTGAGGCAATGGTAGTtatttggggggaggggagagcgtcTTCGGACgctggggtgggttgggaggagAGTGCGGCccttaatcgggcaccctgtgcctgacggccATGGCACCCACCCCCGCCCCGTAGCACACAGAAAGGCCGGCTGGTATCGCTGGGCGgcttttcacatccccagcacacccgcttgccactggtaaaatacccgtggaggcaggagagagccacttaagagccttgactggccttgggtgggcgggcccttttacccaccccccccccccacaccaccgcctgaccgctgtaaagttgaccggaggcgggagtggggtaTGAAGtcatcccggagcctcccgctcaattctacgctgcccccacaccaccatgtGACCTGCTcgggcagcataaaattcagcctcatATTTGGGCCAACACTTTGAACGAGAAGCAGGCTGCTGGTTGAGAAGGGATAGCCACTATACACTTGGCTAATGATCCCCTCAGTCACCCGATCACGTGAGGGCAGCGCACCTATAATGAGAGCCAGGCAGCAACAAGGAACGTCGTGGAACAAACCCCTGCCTGGACCACTCGGTGGGCACCCTCTTgtacactcaaaaccctccaccagtttcAGGATGTGTCTGCTTATAATTGCACAAGTTAgaacccaattaacaccctccacctgcatataatcacacaatgaACAGCTTAACACTGGAGTTTGTTGGTGGGTGAGTGATAGGCGTGTGGTGCATTGAGAGTGTGTAGTgggtcatttgaagatgcattcactgaccttgacaaccCATGTGACGTCATTGAACTTCTTCCGGCACTGCCACCAGGTCCACGGTGCCAGCTGCTCCTATTCCTTTCTTAAGGAACTTTGAGGGCCCCCGACCCCTGCAGAAACATGGCATCTCTCTCCTTTACACTTCCTGAACAAATGCCTCCTGCACAGCATCAGAAAACCTGGGAGACCTGTCTTTTGCCTGATTCCCCATTTCCTCTACTTTTCTTTCTCTTCAATTCTTCCACAGTCTGCAGAAGCTTCCATGCAATGTGCTGCGCTCCATAAGAGGGGCAGGCTAGTCCTGCATTGCCAGGTGCCTGTTGATTGTACAGTCAGTCAGCAGGGCTTCAGACCATGCTGGGCTTCACACTAATTATTTAggtgaggaggcagcacaaagttggtatGTGGTCTGCCACAATGGAACCAGGTGCAGGGCGATCATGCATTGTGATTCCAGCAGGAAAAAATGGGCCTTAATGAGCTTTTCCCCTATTTATTATATAGTTATAATTAAAATCAGTACGTCTTGCCACTTGTAAACCCATTCTTATTGCATTTTCAGTGTTAATTGCACTCATACCTGTTACCTTTGTAATTACCTGTGACATCAGTAGGTGTTGTGGCAATAGGGCTTTACCCATTTAGAACACTTACTACTTCATCACATTTACCCAGTCACACAAGCTCTGTAACACGAATATGGTGGTATAGTCTGAGcaaatgtgtgtgcgtgtgtatgtatgtgaagcacatgcagtgtgtgttctgcacatTGGTACTTGAAAATTGCATTGGGATCCTATTAATACATAGGACCAGAATTTGCATTGTATTGTGAGGATCCCACCTGTTTTCAGTGGGAGCCATGGCTGGGTATCAAACTGACAGTAAGTGTGATGACAGCAGGGGGATAAGTTCTATTCTCCGATTTTGTGTGTGTTTCCAATATGTTCCCAGTTGTAAATGAGTTGagatgggagtgagaatgtggtaaAAATAGTTCTTCCTGATTTCTTTCCAAAATGGGCTGGTTATAATTTTGTTCAGGTCTGGACGAAATATATCCCAGGCTATTAAGAGAAATAAGAGAATTAATAGCAGAGGAATGGAAAAAACGtatgcttcaacaggaaaaagaaagagcAATAGAATTGAAAGAACTTGAacgagaattgacaatgaagaaacttgaacttgaggaaaaggaaagagaacgagaaggaaaggaatttgaattaaaaaagatggaactaagacaaaggggtggtcttgactccagtgaaggttttggtggggaaagatctgaccCCAGTGAGGAACCAATGGAGAgtcgtttaaatttatacaagctctccctaactttgaggaaagggacgtagaggcatttttcatttccttTGAAAAGATAatcaacagatgaagtggccaaatgaAAATTGGACACTGCTTATGTAAAAAAGGTTGCTGGGCAGAGCACATGGTGTTTATTCCATGCTTTTTGAGGAGGCTTCTGtaaattatgagatggcaaaaaaatgtTATTCTCACTTCCTGGCAGACATTTTGGAACCTCCAGAGATTGTCTGtaaagacttatatagaatttgagagggtaaagcaaattaattttgatcattacaTATGggaactaaaggtagaggccacatatgagaaccttagggaactaattttcttggaaaattcactccctccattcgtaagaacccatatagagaaccagaaggttgcaacagtcagacaggcagcggaaattgctgagaaTTACAAGCTTGTTTATAAGCCTAAACCCTTTGTTCGTCACCCCCACAATCCCAAAAACAATAGAAGATGGGAGGGtataggaaggcaagtagctggggacaggaagggaatgccccaggatcttcccctcaggctagaaaggaagatgctgaggctgaaagtgcaagcctaagtgttaccattgtcacaaggtgtgacaccttcatgcagaatgctggaaattgtggtgtaaacccatggaACGTatagggtacacaaagccaatgcagagaaaggggtcctgaatgagagtacaacagatcaggctgtagcactGACTGCAGGTGTAAGGCTAAATAGGAATACCACTGTGAGTGCAGGTGTCATGAactagatacctgagagttataaggaATTCTTGTCTAAAAGAAAAGTAACTTCATATccatcaagtgaggcaggtaaacctatagttatacttagggatacaagagCCACCCAaactcccgcactatccccatatcggtTTATATATTTAATAccgagaaatctatcaatctctgtcctgaatatactcaatgactgagttccaCGGccacgggtagagaattccaaaggtttgcCTCTGAGTGAAGCAATTCATCTTAGGGTGGcattgtggcacagtggttagcaccacagcctcacagctccagtgacccatgttcagttctgggtactgcctgtgcagagtttgcaagttctccctgtgaccgtgtgggtttctgcctggtactccggtttcctcccacagccaaagacttgcaggttgatagctaaattggccattgtaaattgccccaagtgcagataggagaatggtggggatgtggtagggaatataggattagtataaatgggtggttgttggtcagcacagactcagtgggccaaagggcctgtttcagtgctttatctatctatgactctatctcagtcctcaatcgcctaccccttattttgagactgtgcccactggttctagattccccagccaggggaaacatccttcctgcatctaccctgacgaGCCCTAGAAGAGCTTTGTAtgcttcaataaaatcacctctcattcttctaactctatagaatacaggcccagtctccttaatctctcctcagaggacaatcctgccatcccagggatcagtctggtgaacctcgttgcactccctgtatggcaagtatatccttcctcaggtaaggagaccaaaactgtacacaatacttcagctgcggtctcaccaaggcagcaagacttctttactcctgtactgaaatcctcttgcaataaaggccaacataccatttgccttcctaattgcttgctgcacttgcatgttagctttcagtgacttatgaacaaggacacccaggtccctttggacgtcaacacttcccaatctctcaccatttaatacatattctgcatttctgtttttccgaccaaaatggacaacttcacatttttccacattacatttcacctgccatgttcttgcccattctcagcctgtctaaatccccttgaagcctctttgcattctcttcacaactcacattcccacttagttttgtgtcatcagcaaacttggaaatattacatttggtccccacatccaaatcattgatatagattttaaTCGCgagggggtccaagcactgatccttgcagtaccccattagtcaaaACCTGCCAACCCGAGAAtgcctcgtttattcctactctctgttttctgtctgttaacgaactctcaatccatgccagtatattacccccaatccctgtGATCCCAAGTGCTCTAATATTGCTTACGAACCTGTCTGGGGCCTtagcgaaagccttctgaaaatccaaatacactactagTTCCCCAttatctattctgctggttacatcctcagtcaaacacaatttccctttcataaatccagtttgactctgcccaatcctaccaatattttctaaatgtccagttaccacatactttataatagattctagcattttccctgctactgatgtcaggcttacaggtctgtagttccccattttctctctccctccttccttaaatagtggggttacatttacaatcttccaatctgcaggaaccattccagaatcgacagaattttggaagatgaccaccaatgcatttattatctctacaaccacctctttcaacactctggatggacatcatcagatccaggggatttattaactttcagtcccattaatgtctccagtactacttttttttttacaaatactgatttctttcagttcctcattcttgctaatCCCTTGGTTCTATAGTATtcctgggagattttttgtatcttcatCTGtttagacagacacaaagtatttgtttagcttctctgccattgcctTATTCCCCATTATGAATTCCGCTGTCTCTGCCTGTAGTGAGCCCACATTTGTCCTTGATAATCTTTCCcttttcacatatctatagaagctttcacagtctgtttttgTGTTTCTTGCTGCTTtagtttcatattctattttctcttacttcatcagtttcttggtcctcctttgctgcattctaaaatgctcccaatcctcaggcttattacttttttgacaactttataagcctcttcctttgatctaatatagtctttaacttcttttgttagacaTGGTttgatcacctttcctgctgggtttttgtgcttcaaagtaatgtaaatttgttgtaaaccatgtattaattctttaaatgctcgccattgactatctaccatcataccttttcatgtagtttcccaatctattaCAGCCAATTTgccttcataccttcgtagtttcctttgtttcaattgaagaccctagtttcagattgagctacatcactttcaaacttgatGTAAAATTCTGTTATATTCTGGTCACATAATGAACAGCGTGAGAACAATTGGCATCTTTGCTCTTCAACTTTACATTTTAATTTTCAAATAATGTAAATTGCGACTCAAAAACCAACTATAAACAGCATTGTTCAAGCAAATCCAATAGTCAGCACTACTCATTCAGTTAGAAACAGATATATCCACCATACAGTTTAGAAAAAGTAAGCAACAAAACCACTTTCACTTCTCAGAGAATATTCCGGAGAGATAGATCGAATAAGACTGGAAATGTTGAACAGAATGCTGGTGCATCACGGGATACTAGGCTATGTTTTACTGAACCATGTTGAACAAGAGATATTCTTTGAGATCCAAGAGTAACTTTGTCTTCCAGCTATTCTGTGGGGATTTAAGGCAAGACAGAAATACAAAGGATATTGGGATGTGACGTGTTAGTGACAATGCATGTCGTAAAGgtgtgcagctcaccaccacattctcagctgcaattggggatggacaataaatgctgaccttgtcagcaatgctcacatcccataaacaaagaaAAAGAACACAAAGTGTGATGGACCTACATATCCTTAAGGGGCAGATGCCTGATTAAAGGCACCTCTGGCACAGAATATGCTGCTTTGTTGTGTAAAGAAGTGCTGAACCAACAggataaactgataaagaaaaatATGATGAAACAAGAAACAGACTTAACAATGAAAAGTGGAGAAAGAAAAGACTGATATTAAAGGACCCCTGAAGCACCACTGGCTGAGGCTGTGTCACCAATGAGAAGAGAAGGCACACCTGGAGACAGAGTGGAATTAGCAGACTTGAACAACAATGCAGGAAAACCAAGAAACATGCGGCATCAAAGTGGATATAAGGAGGCCCTTGGGCTCGCCTGTGTTGCAAGCCAATAGTGGAGTCAAAGAAACTGTCTATGAGGAAGAAGATGGCATGTGCAGAGGAATCTGTATGTATTTGGCTACTGAATCTTATAGTAAATTTAGTTACGAGGACTTGTGAAATCATTATTGTTTCAATAAAGTGAACAGAAAGGAAATTACTCTTTGTGTCTGTGGTTAATTTTATCACTCGCCTCAGTATCTTGTTTAAGTCGAGTCTCACAGGGTTAACAGGAAATATCTACAATTCTCATTTCCATATTTATATTGTATGGTAGCTGCTATATTTAAAAATTAAGGTACAAATGATTTACTCATTAAAATTTCTATTCATTGGTTACCTTTTGATACCAGCCATTCAGAGGAGTGCCTTCAAACAGTTTAGTGGGTTTCAAAGGTAGAAGGACAACATTACTTATCGAGGAAAGCAAAGGGATACCAGCATAGTCAGGCTGTGGATACTGTGTTAAGTTGCCACTGAATCCCTTCATGAAGTAATAGATAGGTTTATCTGGGTTTAAACGAGCTGCAGCCTCCACTGAACACACCACCAATGGTGCCGGCTCCACTTTGTCAGTTGTCTCCAAAAACAGAATCCCAGTTTTAATGGTTATGTTTGAACGTTTTGGGTCAGCTTTAGTTCTCATCTGGGGTGCTTCCAAGATGTTGTTTTTAACATACTGATAGGTGTCCATGTTACACAATCTGTACAGCACACCACAAATTGTAAATGTGAGGATGAGCAGACCCGATTTATATGCAGAAACCATGGTGTCGAGCTGGGATGTTTCTTCAAAAGCTCCTGTAAAATATGAAGATGAAGAATGTTTTAGTAGTGAATGACTTCACCATTAATGCTTGTACAGATGTGAATTAGGGTTGATCTAGTTTTGTCAAATACATATAGCTATCATGTTATTGACCGCTGCAAAAATGCTGGAAAATCATGTTCTTCCAGCACATAagagagagaaaccaggaaattatagacctgttagcttaacatctgttttgcAGATCCTTGAGGGACAATTCCAGTCACTTCCACTTTGAGCACATATCCTACTCTTTTTCACCTACTGCATAAATAATTTCCTAACCAGatgaataatttgccttcaattccatgagctttaattttagctgaCAGTCTCTTGTGTGGAATTATATCAAAATATATTTTTAAGTCCATATCTCGTCCATAGTTGTTTGCCTGTTTACTACtttggttacttcctcaaaaatttcaatGAGGTTTGTTCAACATGACCAATTCTTTACAAATCCATCTTGTttctctctaatcagctcaaatttctctaagtgCTCAGTGACTCGGTCCTTAATTATAGGTTCCAGTAATATCCCCACAACagctgttagactaacaggtctgtaatttgtttgtttttctctcacaCCTTTCTTAAATCATCGAGTTACATCTGCAATTTTCAAATTTAAAGATGCAATTCCTGAATTGAAagagctttggaagattatggttAAAATATATGCAATTTTCTGTCCTACTTCCTTGAAAATCCTGAAGATTTATCAGACATGCCATTATTTTTTTCTAATACTAACTGTTTTTCAATATCTTTCCTTTCTTATGTTAACTTTAGTGTGTTCCAGTCCTCGATTCATTGAGCTTGATTTTCAATCCGGGGTCGGGAACTCAATGCCCAGATAATTTGCGGGTCCTGACTCACATCGTGTCTGCATCATTCATGTGACGCGATCATCATTTCCAGATGCACTAATTGAGCCCAATTAGTGGCGCCGAGCTCtgccaggaggcaggagctgcctgctGAGCATGATCgtcaaaggcagatggcagccatacTGCAGTCTGCTGCTGCCTTGCAGAATAGAGGAGGCAGAATTTCGAAGGGTCCAGTAGAGAAGTAGCCCATTGGGAAACTAAAAGGTATTGAACTGAATCTGAGACAAAAACCCTTCGTGCCAAAACATTTTCATTCTTGCTTGATGGCTTCCCGCATTGCACCTGAAAactgtgcactaatgtgcaccagactgttcgggccggatttttaaagcctgctgcGTGCAGTAACGGGTGCAATTGCAATTTAAAGATCGCATTCTTGGAGGCCAACACTGGGTCCCACCACCACCAGAAAGCAAAGATATTTTGAAAGGGACGATGGGTGGGAGGGAACAGCAACCCTGCATACCTCCAATTAAGAGCCTGTGGAGCTTAttgttgagctcattaacaggaTTGTTCGCAgcagttttcaatttttaaaggagGGAAATGGAGAGAACACCATGTCTGGAACACGACAGGGTGTACAAGTCATGAACACTGCGGGGGCCGTGAAGGCTAAGATTAAAATAATGCAAAGGcataaataaagctcagctgctccaaatgcACCACAGCCTGGACATTGCTGGATctgaaagacttgcttttctcagtggctgGTGACAAGAATCTGGAGAGGGACAAGAGGCTGCTGGCATCCCCGAGGCACCTGGAGGTGGCAGGGGAagacctggtgaatgcacaaagacgAGTTGAGAGAGTTGGTATGGGAACAGGCTACACTGACATTGGACTGATCAACCAGATTGAGCTAAAGTAGTTGCAACCTTGTGGACAGCTGGAGGTCAGAGAAGCATAGTGAGggactgcaaggggaggaaggtatGACCAAGAGATTAGGTGCAGAGCCCAAGAGTCAGCTTTAAATGACAAAGCACCAGTGCCGTAGGAGTCTGCACCTGTCCAGGCCGATGATCTCGATGGGGGTCAGAGCATGcagcaatgacctgaggcctcactgcCCCTTGGCAGTCCCCTTCCTGCAGCCGTCAAGTTCTCAGGTGCCCTGAATTTAACACTTAACAGAGAGGTACCACTGCTGCACGACAAGGTGTCATCCTCCTGCCACCCTTCAGTTAGAAGACCtcgctcctctccctcactgcctccagcattagatccagatcgGCATCGAtcaagtgagggtctgccctgccccgagtgccaggcctccagctcccctgtaacatctcacttccctctggtgctgtggaaggcagatctctccctcaggacaaccagtagCCTCAATGATAGCTGCCGTGGAAATCTATATGAGCCCTGCACTTGATCAGACCCACTGCCCTTTTCAATCGCCCGGTTCTAAGAGGACAGAAAACCCGTCTCCACACCAATTCAGGCTTTCCCACTAGAAAAttacaatctgaatcagcttcccagaggtggcAGGTTTCAGACCAAAAACCAGACCAGGGTCCTGTTTCCACCACCACTTTGAAACTCCGGCCCCTAGTTCTTGTTTCCTGT from Heterodontus francisci isolate sHetFra1 chromosome 11, sHetFra1.hap1, whole genome shotgun sequence encodes:
- the LOC137375156 gene encoding alpha-1,4-N-acetylglucosaminyltransferase-like isoform X2; protein product: MVSAYKSGLLILTFTICGVLYRLCNMDTYQYVKNNILEAPQMRTKADPKRSNITIKTGILFLETTDKVEPAPLVVCSVEAAARLNPDKPIYYFMKGFSGNLTQYPQPDYAGIPLLSSISNVVLLPLKPTKLFEGTPLNGWYQKVNPNLERYWNHVLADGCRLALLWKYGGIYLDTDIISMKTLPFANFTCSEGGKSFNNAAIGFHVNHHPFMLDCMEDFVAHYIGHAWGQQGPKLITRVLKRWCKSNDLEKVTGKECNGISLWISRRFYPIPYQSWEKYYVPWKREDIESFFSGTYGVHIWNYMNSKKKRKVVSGSGSLIEYLFQMYCPTTYRNLIQSRNSSESLSA
- the LOC137375156 gene encoding alpha-1,4-N-acetylglucosaminyltransferase-like isoform X1, with the protein product MGSAWHFLADEDFGAFEETSQLDTMVSAYKSGLLILTFTICGVLYRLCNMDTYQYVKNNILEAPQMRTKADPKRSNITIKTGILFLETTDKVEPAPLVVCSVEAAARLNPDKPIYYFMKGFSGNLTQYPQPDYAGIPLLSSISNVVLLPLKPTKLFEGTPLNGWYQKVNPNLERYWNHVLADGCRLALLWKYGGIYLDTDIISMKTLPFANFTCSEGGKSFNNAAIGFHVNHHPFMLDCMEDFVAHYIGHAWGQQGPKLITRVLKRWCKSNDLEKVTGKECNGISLWISRRFYPIPYQSWEKYYVPWKREDIESFFSGTYGVHIWNYMNSKKKRKVVSGSGSLIEYLFQMYCPTTYRNLIQSRNSSESLSA